The genomic stretch CGAAGGTCGCGGTATCGCACACTATGGGACAGACCCGTCACACCCCACTGAAAAGCATGGGAAAAAAGTTTTCATTAGCAATGCCTTACCTGGTGAGATTGTGCGTGCTCAGCTAACCCATCAAAGTGCTAAGTTTGAACAAGCACAACAAATTGAATTGATGAGTGCACCAAGTCCACAGCGTACAGAACCGATGTGTCCGCATTTCGCTGAATGTGGTGGCTGTAGTCTGCAACATATTCATCCAGATCAGCAAATTCAGCTTAAGCAAGAAATGCTGCAATCTCATTTACAACATTTTGCTGGCATTATGCCAACAAGCTGGCTGCCAGCTTTGCGTACTACACGTTCTGATTACCGGCATAAGGCGCGTATTGGTGTGCGCTATTTACCGAAGAAACAGAAACTTGTTATGGGTTTTCGAGAAGCACAAAGCAATCAATTGATAGCGATTCAAACTTGTAAAGTGTTGGATATTGCACTGGATCAGCATTTGCCAGCTTTACATGCATTGTTGCAGGGTTTAGATGGAAGGGCAGATATTGGTCATATTGAGCTGGTGAAAGGCCACTCAGAGATTGCATTATTGGTACGCCATACCGCAGCGCTTTCTCAATCAGATCTTTTAAAGTTGCGTGAGTTTGCGCTTGAACGGCAATGGCAGCTGTATTTGCAACCAGCCGCAAGTGATTCAGTGCATCGCGTTGATCAGCCTGAAGCGGCCAGTCGTTTGCATTATCGTTTTGACAGTGAAGATTTAGTATTTGGTTTTCACCCAACTGACTTTATTCAAGTAAACGCAGAGATAAATGTCAAAATGGTCAATCTGGCATGTGAGTTGCTTGCGCTAGAACAAGGTCAATCCGTTTTAGACTTATTTTGTGGTTTGGGTAACTTTTCACTGGCTTTAGCACGACGGGTTGGGCCACAGGGCCGAGTGGTGGCGGTTGAAGGAAGTGATGCGATGGTGCAGCGAGGTACAGAAAATGCACAGAAAAATAATATCACTAATGTTACATTTCACGCACAAGATTTAACAAAAGATTTTTCACAGAAACCTTGGGCAAATCAAGGGTTTGATGCATTATTAATAGATCCGCCTCGCGCGGGTGCAGAACAGGTCATGCAGTATCTACCTCGTTTTGGTGCACGGAAAATAGTTTACGTTTCATGTAATCCTGCAACCTTGGCGCGTGATGCTGGTATTTTAGCCAAGTATGGGTATGTGTTAAAACAGGCAGGCGTAATGGATATGTTTACACATACTGAACATGTCGAATCCATTGCTTTATTTGAAAAAAATTAGCGCTCATCGATTAAAATGGAGAGCGGAATGAATATTTGCTTGAGAGGAGAAGGGTATGGTTACAGTACGTGAGCTGTTACCTGCACGACTCAGTGAGTTGGCAGATGAAACGACTGTAGAACATGCCGATGAAGCGCAACAAGGTTTGGTTTCTTGGTTGGATCGGGTTAGTGTCATTTTAGACGGTGCAAAGTTAGAGCAGTTGGCCGAAGTTGCGCAATTGGTGTTGCAAAAAGAGCTTAGTTTCTCTGGACGCTATCGTAACAATACCTTTGCAACAGGTCTTGGGATGGCGGACATATTGGCCCATCTCCATGTTGACGAAGATACTTTGTCTGCTGCATTGTTGTATCGTAGTGTGCGTGAGGAACTGACCAGCTTAGATGAGATCAAACTGAAGTTTGGCGATCAGGTTTACAATTTGGTCAAGGGCACCTTGGCCATGGGGAAGCTTTCTGAACTTATTGAAAAAAACAAACGCTTAGAAGATCACTTTAATAATAATCAGCGCGAACATTTATCCGGCATTTATAAAATGCTGATTTCAGTGACGGAAGATGTACGTGTTGTACTGATCAAACTCGCGGAACGAACATTTGCTTTGCGTGAGCTTGCACATTCACCAAAGGAGCGACAAGAACGCGTTGCCCGAGAGATTTTAACGATTTATTCACCTTTGGCGCATCGTCTGGGTATTGCACAGCTGAAATGGGAACTCGAAGATTTAGCCTTTCGTTTTCTGGCACCAGAACGTTATAAAGAAATCGCCACCCTGCTCAATGAAAAACGCTTAGAGCGTGAACAGTACATTCAGTTTGTGGTGGAGAAACTCAGAGTTGAATTGTCTTCATTGGGAATCGAAGCCGATATCACGGGTCGGGTAAAGCATATTTATTCGATCTATCGAAAAATGAAGAGTAAAAATCTAAGTTTCGATCAGCTTTATGATATTCGTGCGGTTCGAGTTTTGGTGAAATGTGTTCCTGAGTGTTATCACGCTTTGGGCATCGCACATCAGATTTGGCGACATATTCCCAACCAATTCGATGATTATATTACCAATCCCAAGCCGAATGGTTATCGCTCGTTGCATACCGCAGTAATTGCTGAGAGTAAATCACTCGAAATTCAAATTCGTACCTATGAAATGCACGAAGAGGCTGAACTCGGTGTCTGTTCGCATTTCAATTACAAAGAAGGTGCGAAGAACACCGATTATTCCTTTAATCATCGTTTGCACTCGCTGCGTTCTGTGTTGGAAAACTATCAAGAACGTAATGAAAGCAGTGCGCATAAAGAAGATGAAAGTGAAGATTTTGAGCGTATCCAAGACTTTGCAGGATTTGAAAAGATCTATGTGTTTAGTCGTGATGGCGACATTAAAGAGCTTCCACTCGGATCAACTGTTTTAGACTTTGCTTATCATGTGCATACCGAAGTTGGGAACAAGTGCTATGCCGCGCGCGTCAATCAGCGCTATGTACCACTGACCTATACCTTAAAAACCGGTGAGCAGGTTGAGATTTTAACCAAAAAAGATCGCGCACCAAATCGTGATTGGTTGGTCAATTCACTGGGTTATATTAAAACAGCACGTGCGCGTGACAAACTGAGACATTGGTTTAGACAACAAGATCGCAGTCAAAATTTAGAAGTTGGACGCGAACTCCTCAGTAAAGAGCTTTCGCGTTTGGCGATTCACCCGAAAAGTATCGATTTAAGCGATTACTGTGCTCACTTTAATGTGAAAAATGGTGAAGATATTTTGGTGGCGTTGGTCAGTGGTGACATTA from Acinetobacter pullicarnis encodes the following:
- the rlmD gene encoding 23S rRNA (uracil(1939)-C(5))-methyltransferase RlmD, coding for MKRRFKAPTSALPHYVFQVERLSHEGRGIAHYGTDPSHPTEKHGKKVFISNALPGEIVRAQLTHQSAKFEQAQQIELMSAPSPQRTEPMCPHFAECGGCSLQHIHPDQQIQLKQEMLQSHLQHFAGIMPTSWLPALRTTRSDYRHKARIGVRYLPKKQKLVMGFREAQSNQLIAIQTCKVLDIALDQHLPALHALLQGLDGRADIGHIELVKGHSEIALLVRHTAALSQSDLLKLREFALERQWQLYLQPAASDSVHRVDQPEAASRLHYRFDSEDLVFGFHPTDFIQVNAEINVKMVNLACELLALEQGQSVLDLFCGLGNFSLALARRVGPQGRVVAVEGSDAMVQRGTENAQKNNITNVTFHAQDLTKDFSQKPWANQGFDALLIDPPRAGAEQVMQYLPRFGARKIVYVSCNPATLARDAGILAKYGYVLKQAGVMDMFTHTEHVESIALFEKN
- a CDS encoding RelA/SpoT family protein translates to MVTVRELLPARLSELADETTVEHADEAQQGLVSWLDRVSVILDGAKLEQLAEVAQLVLQKELSFSGRYRNNTFATGLGMADILAHLHVDEDTLSAALLYRSVREELTSLDEIKLKFGDQVYNLVKGTLAMGKLSELIEKNKRLEDHFNNNQREHLSGIYKMLISVTEDVRVVLIKLAERTFALRELAHSPKERQERVAREILTIYSPLAHRLGIAQLKWELEDLAFRFLAPERYKEIATLLNEKRLEREQYIQFVVEKLRVELSSLGIEADITGRVKHIYSIYRKMKSKNLSFDQLYDIRAVRVLVKCVPECYHALGIAHQIWRHIPNQFDDYITNPKPNGYRSLHTAVIAESKSLEIQIRTYEMHEEAELGVCSHFNYKEGAKNTDYSFNHRLHSLRSVLENYQERNESSAHKEDESEDFERIQDFAGFEKIYVFSRDGDIKELPLGSTVLDFAYHVHTEVGNKCYAARVNQRYVPLTYTLKTGEQVEILTKKDRAPNRDWLVNSLGYIKTARARDKLRHWFRQQDRSQNLEVGRELLSKELSRLAIHPKSIDLSDYCAHFNVKNGEDILVALVSGDISLHALMNQVNRHMHLDQDEPELVLKPTLNPRASHTLSAHGILIDGLDNVELNVAQCCQPVHGESIAGYITLNRGVSIHKVICPDYIRMINQEPERAVEADWEMQPTRGQSVQIVVEAYDRRGLLKDLTQVIFSDQINIRQVNTISEADGIANMKLLIEVKGLAQLSRLLARLEQQPGIISARRLVQGN